TGTTAGCAGTCAACCTACTTCAGCAATACCACATTCGCCATTTGCCACTTCTCGATGATCGAGATCTCCTTGTGGGAATGGTAACTCATGAAAGTTTACGCCAAATTTCTCGACCCATCGATCTCATGCGGCTGCGATTGGTGTCTGAGGTGATGACTCCTGATGTAGTGAGTGCTGCTCCCGATCGCTCGATGTTGGAGATCGCACAAATGATGGCAGGGCAGAAAATTAGTTCGGTGATGATTGTTGAGACATGCATTACTGATACCTCCCTACAGATTCCTGTGGGCATAGTGACCGAGCGTGATGTTGTGCAGTTTCAAGCTCTAGGATTAAACCTTGAAACCTGTATCGCGCATACGGTGATGAGTACGCCGATTTTTGCGGTCACGCCAGAGGATAACCTATTGACGGTGCAGCAAATTATGGAGCAAAGGTTGGTTCGGCGCTTGGCGGTGACAGGTGAATTTGGCGAACTATTAGGAATCGTCACTCAGACCAGTTTGCTCCAAGCCTTAAATCCGATTGAAATATATAATTTAGCCAAGGTTTTAGAAGCAAAAGTAGAACAACTAGAATCAGAAAAAGTAGCTCTGTTAGAAAATCGCAATATTGAGTTAGAACTTCAGGTTGGAATTACTCAACGTATCCGTCAATCCCTCGATCTCCCAATAATTTTTGATACCGCTTGTCAAGAAATTCAGCAATTACTGCAATGCGATCGCGTCGGTATTTTTAAACTCGATCCTGATTCTAATTTTGATGATGGCGAATTTGTTGCGGAATCCGTTGCCGATGGATTGTTCTCCGTCATGAAAGTTCGCATTCCTGACCATTGCTTTGGCGAAGGCTATGCCGCCGCCTATGCCCAAGGTCGAATACAGGTCGTGAATGATATAGATAACGCTGGTCTGATGGACTGTTACCGTATTGCCTTAACCAAGCTTCAGGTAAGGGCAAATCTAGTGATGCCATTATTACGTGGCAACAACCTATGGGGCTTGCTATGCATCCATCAATGCGCTAACACTCGCCAATGGCAAGATCATGAAATTAATTTAGTCCAACAAATTGCGAATCAATTAACGATCGCTATTCAGCAAGCTAGTCTATATTCGCAATCTCAACAAGAAATTGCGGAACGCCAACAAGCTCAACAACAATTAACAGAAGCCAATCAACAACTCGCCCGTGCAACCAGACTCAAAGACGAATTTCTCGCCAATATGAGCCACGAACTGCGGACACCGCTCAATTCGATTTTGGGAATGAATGAAGCTCTACAGGACGAAATATTTGGCAGTATTAATGAGCGTCAGCTTAAAGCATTGCAAACCATTGAGAGTAGCAGTACGCATCTTTTAGCATTGATTAATGATATTCTTGATGTTGCCAAAATAGAGTCTGGACAAGTCACGCTAGAGCTAACAGCGACAGATCTCGACAGCCTCTGCAATTCGAGCTTAGCATTTATCAAGCAGCAAGCATTAACAAAGCGAATTCAATTAATAACGAGAATTCCTAAGTATTTACCAGAAATAATGCTAGATGAAAGGCGGATTCGACAAGTCTTAATCAATCTGCTAAATAATGCTGTTAAATTTACTCTAGAAGGAGGGACAATCACGTTAGAAGTATCACAAGTTCAACTTGAAAGTAGTACAACTAATCTAACGCCTCTAAATTACATAAAGATAGCCGTGATTGATACTGGAATAGGACTCTCGGCAGAGAACATCCAGAAGCTGTTCCAGCCTTTTATCCAAATCGATAGTGCGCTGAACCGCCAATATAAAGGTACTGGATTGGGTTTGGCTTTAGTCAAAAGGCTTGTAGAACTTCATGGAGGAACTGTAGAACTGACAAGCGAGGTGGGAGTCGGTAGTTGCTTTGCGATTAATCTTCCCATTAATATCGGCGATCC
This genomic stretch from Pseudanabaena galeata CCNP1313 harbors:
- a CDS encoding CBS domain-containing protein, with product MDTAIIKSSKLSELKSAIIREPLIVNAEATVMEAIALMSSGRAQCDAENHSDNHQQQFQQEARSSCVLVLEDEKLIGVVTERDVVRLSAQQQDLNRLLVQEVMGHPVVTMRESDLTDLLLAVNLLQQYHIRHLPLLDDRDLLVGMVTHESLRQISRPIDLMRLRLVSEVMTPDVVSAAPDRSMLEIAQMMAGQKISSVMIVETCITDTSLQIPVGIVTERDVVQFQALGLNLETCIAHTVMSTPIFAVTPEDNLLTVQQIMEQRLVRRLAVTGEFGELLGIVTQTSLLQALNPIEIYNLAKVLEAKVEQLESEKVALLENRNIELELQVGITQRIRQSLDLPIIFDTACQEIQQLLQCDRVGIFKLDPDSNFDDGEFVAESVADGLFSVMKVRIPDHCFGEGYAAAYAQGRIQVVNDIDNAGLMDCYRIALTKLQVRANLVMPLLRGNNLWGLLCIHQCANTRQWQDHEINLVQQIANQLTIAIQQASLYSQSQQEIAERQQAQQQLTEANQQLARATRLKDEFLANMSHELRTPLNSILGMNEALQDEIFGSINERQLKALQTIESSSTHLLALINDILDVAKIESGQVTLELTATDLDSLCNSSLAFIKQQALTKRIQLITRIPKYLPEIMLDERRIRQVLINLLNNAVKFTLEGGTITLEVSQVQLESSTTNLTPLNYIKIAVIDTGIGLSAENIQKLFQPFIQIDSALNRQYKGTGLGLALVKRLVELHGGTVELTSEVGVGSCFAINLPINIGDPAIEEQTEQDLSGQSQIGQSQTEGLISPLILLAEDNEANIATFSCYLEAKGYRILLATDGQQAIDFAKAEQPDLILMDIQMPVIDGLEAIKQIRLDPNLVNIPIIALTALAMAGDRDRCLAAGANDYLSKPVKLKQLNLLIQQVLESVK